The following are encoded together in the Tepidiforma bonchosmolovskayae genome:
- a CDS encoding S1C family serine protease produces MSTGPGEPGTTGTVWRPPAEPVLQPGASEPPPDPPAPSPPTKGGGWSGALLLGIGGLVVGAVIGGIAGALVAAGIDDEPGGADSTASATGTPVELEVTTALTSAARKALPAVVRVESATRRSLDVGSGVVISAEGYIVTNAHVVMGTDQLKVVFADGSERPAVLIGHDYPFNDIAVLQVAPVGLSVIEVGDSAELEPGETVLAIGNPLGELYGSVTVGVVSGLNRSRVLDGVRHDDIIQTDAAINSGNSGGALVNLAGQFVGMPTTILRQSNGGQTVEGVAFAIPSRRVMEIANQIIAGRGPISRPSLQLDHLDLNDEVAARLPALPTSTGAVVLTIVQGGVAAQAGIRAGDVIMRVGDTAVDAQTPLLNALAKHQPGETVKVVLNRNGRIIETEVRLAKRS; encoded by the coding sequence ATGAGCACGGGGCCGGGGGAACCGGGCACCACAGGGACAGTCTGGCGGCCTCCGGCCGAGCCGGTACTGCAGCCGGGAGCATCCGAGCCTCCGCCCGACCCGCCGGCGCCCTCGCCCCCGACGAAGGGAGGCGGATGGAGCGGAGCGCTCCTGCTCGGCATCGGCGGGCTCGTGGTGGGAGCCGTCATCGGGGGTATCGCCGGTGCGCTGGTTGCTGCCGGCATCGATGACGAGCCTGGTGGCGCCGACAGCACGGCCTCAGCAACCGGCACCCCTGTCGAACTCGAGGTCACCACGGCGCTCACCTCGGCGGCACGGAAGGCGCTCCCCGCGGTGGTGCGCGTCGAGAGCGCGACACGCCGAAGCCTCGACGTCGGGAGCGGCGTCGTCATCAGCGCCGAGGGGTACATCGTGACCAACGCTCACGTCGTCATGGGGACCGACCAGCTGAAGGTGGTGTTCGCTGACGGGAGCGAGCGGCCGGCCGTGCTCATCGGGCACGACTATCCGTTCAACGACATTGCGGTCCTGCAGGTGGCCCCGGTTGGACTCTCCGTCATCGAAGTTGGAGATTCGGCCGAGCTTGAGCCGGGGGAAACGGTCCTGGCCATCGGAAACCCGCTCGGCGAGCTGTACGGGTCGGTGACGGTTGGGGTCGTCAGCGGGCTGAACCGGTCGCGGGTGCTCGACGGCGTGCGCCACGACGACATCATCCAGACTGACGCAGCGATAAACAGCGGGAACAGCGGCGGGGCGCTCGTAAACCTGGCCGGTCAGTTTGTCGGCATGCCGACCACCATCCTGCGGCAATCGAACGGCGGCCAGACGGTCGAGGGCGTGGCCTTCGCCATCCCCTCGCGGCGTGTGATGGAGATTGCGAACCAGATCATCGCAGGGCGCGGCCCCATCAGCCGGCCGTCGCTCCAGCTTGACCACCTCGACCTGAACGACGAGGTGGCCGCGCGCCTGCCTGCGCTCCCGACCAGCACCGGGGCGGTCGTCCTCACGATTGTGCAGGGAGGGGTGGCCGCCCAGGCGGGGATCCGGGCGGGCGATGTCATCATGCGGGTCGGCGACACTGCGGTCGACGCGCAGACGCCGCTGCTGAACGCGCTGGCGAAGCATCAGCCGGGCGAAACGGTGAAGGTTGTCCTCAATCGGAATGGCCGCATAATCGAGACCGAGGTCCGACTTGCGAAACGGTCATAG
- the greA gene encoding transcription elongation factor GreA, with the protein MTDKPVPLTREGKAKLEQELEQLRIRRREVAELIHNAQEQGSSQADAEYDDAKLEQGRVEGRILEIEDILRRAKIIDEEAAHAAGRVVVGSTVEVDQDGTIRTYKIVGPPEADPLNGKISNDSPVGTALLGKAVGDVVSVNVPKGVIKLKVLKID; encoded by the coding sequence ATGACTGATAAGCCCGTTCCCCTGACCCGTGAAGGAAAGGCAAAGCTCGAGCAGGAGCTCGAGCAGCTCCGCATTCGGCGCCGAGAGGTGGCGGAACTGATCCACAATGCGCAGGAGCAGGGCTCCAGCCAGGCCGACGCCGAATACGACGACGCGAAGCTCGAACAGGGCCGCGTCGAAGGCCGCATTCTCGAGATTGAGGACATCCTGCGCCGCGCCAAGATTATCGACGAGGAGGCTGCACACGCGGCCGGGCGGGTTGTGGTCGGCTCCACCGTCGAGGTCGACCAGGACGGCACCATCCGCACCTACAAGATTGTCGGTCCTCCAGAGGCCGACCCGCTGAACGGGAAGATTTCGAACGACTCTCCGGTCGGCACTGCCCTGCTGGGGAAGGCTGTCGGCGACGTCGTCTCGGTGAACGTCCCCAAGGGGGTCATCAAGCTCAAGGTGCTCAAGATCGACTGA
- the lysS gene encoding lysine--tRNA ligase encodes MAQRLAKLEELRRLGIDPYPPRWERTHTSREVVAMVEALPADQAEAAGVTVRVAGRVVARRDMGKATFMDLLDGYGRLQVLLRANTTDRYDLLRLVDLGDFIGVTGTPIRTRTGQPTVQASSWTMLAKALHAPPEKYHGLSDPDLRQRRRYLDLMANEETRRVFEIRSRTVAAIRRFLDDRGFLEVETPILQVSEGGAAARPFVTHFNALDEPRVLRISLELHLKRLLVGGFERVYEIGRNFRNEGMSFKHNPEFTMLESYEAYADYNDVAEMTEEMISTVARQVLGTTVIAFRGHQIDLAPPWRRMTFIEALREFGGPDLETITDADALRDELRRRGLPVTDQMGYGKLADEAMSHYVEPNLIQPTFLLDYPVELSPLAKRKPENPRLVERFECFIAGFECGNAYTELNDPLDQRQRFEQQLALKAAGDDEVELVDEDFLFALEHGMPPTGGFGMGIDRLVMLLTGQPSIREVILFPPVRARED; translated from the coding sequence ATGGCGCAGCGGCTGGCGAAGCTCGAGGAGCTGCGCCGCCTCGGCATCGACCCCTACCCCCCGCGATGGGAGCGCACCCACACCTCCCGCGAGGTGGTCGCGATGGTCGAGGCCCTGCCAGCTGACCAGGCTGAAGCGGCCGGCGTGACGGTACGCGTTGCCGGCCGCGTCGTCGCGCGGCGGGACATGGGCAAGGCGACGTTCATGGACCTCCTCGACGGGTACGGCCGGCTCCAGGTCCTCCTCCGCGCCAACACCACCGATCGATACGACCTGCTGCGGCTCGTCGACCTCGGCGACTTCATCGGCGTGACCGGCACCCCCATCCGCACCCGGACGGGACAGCCGACGGTCCAGGCGTCGTCGTGGACCATGCTGGCAAAAGCGCTCCACGCGCCCCCTGAAAAGTACCACGGCCTCTCCGACCCTGACCTGCGCCAGCGCCGCCGCTACCTCGACCTCATGGCCAACGAGGAGACACGGCGCGTCTTCGAAATCCGCAGCCGCACGGTCGCCGCCATCCGCCGGTTCCTCGACGACCGGGGCTTCCTCGAGGTCGAGACGCCGATTCTGCAGGTGAGCGAGGGCGGTGCGGCGGCCCGTCCGTTCGTCACGCACTTCAATGCCCTCGATGAGCCCCGCGTCCTCCGTATCAGCCTTGAGCTCCACCTGAAGCGGCTGCTCGTCGGCGGCTTCGAGCGCGTCTACGAAATCGGGCGCAACTTCCGGAACGAAGGGATGAGCTTCAAGCACAATCCCGAATTCACGATGCTCGAATCGTACGAGGCGTACGCCGACTACAACGATGTCGCCGAGATGACGGAGGAGATGATCAGCACCGTGGCGCGCCAGGTGCTCGGCACCACCGTCATTGCGTTCCGCGGCCATCAGATCGACTTAGCACCGCCGTGGCGCCGGATGACCTTCATCGAGGCGCTCCGCGAATTCGGCGGCCCCGACCTGGAGACCATCACCGACGCCGATGCCCTGCGCGATGAACTCCGCCGCCGCGGGCTCCCGGTCACCGACCAGATGGGGTACGGCAAGCTGGCCGACGAAGCGATGTCCCACTACGTCGAGCCGAACCTCATCCAGCCGACCTTCCTGCTCGATTACCCTGTCGAACTTTCGCCGCTCGCCAAGCGGAAGCCCGAAAACCCGCGCCTCGTCGAGCGGTTTGAGTGCTTCATTGCCGGGTTCGAATGCGGAAATGCCTACACCGAGCTGAACGACCCGCTCGACCAGCGGCAGCGGTTCGAACAGCAGCTCGCGCTGAAGGCCGCCGGCGATGACGAGGTCGAGCTGGTCGACGAAGATTTCCTCTTCGCGCTCGAGCACGGCATGCCGCCGACCGGCGGCTTCGGGATGGGCATCGACCGCCTCGTCATGCTGCTGACCGGGCAGCCGTCCATCCGCGAGGTCATCCTCTTCCCGCCGGTGCGGGCGCGCGAGGACTGA
- a CDS encoding NUDIX hydrolase has protein sequence MEPIERHHTATAYIVARGRTLLLWHRGLRMWLPPGGHLEPNEDPVQGALREAREEAGLAVEVIPPPGLLAVERPMVLPPPAVILIEDIVRPDQPFHQHIDHVYFTVAIDRVDFTAPIPHGPHRWVGLEDLQAAVALPEPGGTLVPVAEDVRLLGIRAIEAAANRGSVPGC, from the coding sequence GTGGAGCCAATCGAACGGCACCACACGGCGACGGCATACATCGTCGCCCGCGGCCGAACCCTGCTGCTCTGGCATCGCGGGCTGCGGATGTGGCTCCCGCCCGGCGGCCACCTCGAGCCGAACGAAGACCCGGTCCAGGGCGCCCTCCGCGAGGCGCGGGAAGAAGCCGGGCTTGCCGTGGAGGTCATCCCGCCGCCCGGCCTGCTTGCCGTTGAGCGGCCGATGGTGCTGCCGCCGCCCGCTGTCATCCTCATCGAGGACATCGTTCGGCCCGACCAGCCGTTCCACCAGCACATCGACCACGTCTACTTCACCGTGGCAATCGACCGGGTCGACTTCACGGCACCGATCCCCCACGGGCCGCACCGGTGGGTAGGGCTCGAGGATCTGCAGGCTGCGGTTGCGCTCCCCGAACCCGGTGGTACGCTCGTCCCCGTTGCCGAGGACGTTCGCCTCCTCGGCATTCGCGCCATCGAGGCAGCCGCGAATCGCGGGAGCGTACCCGGATGCTGA
- the serS gene encoding serine--tRNA ligase, giving the protein MLSLQFIRENAERVRRDMLLRNADVNIDRILQLDEQRRALLQQVEGLRAKRNAASKAIGASKDPAEREVRIAEMRLVGEEIERLEGKLRTVEEELQRRLYEVPNIVDEAVPRGPDETSNVVVETIGEPREFDFVPRPHWELGVIVDGLDIERGARMSGSRFYVLKGPLARLQRALIQFMLDEHVAAGFTEAYVPYMLSEASLLASGQLPKFRDNLYRDAEEDFYFIPTAEVALVNYHRDEIIPPGQLPQRFVAHTPCFRREKMSAGRDVRGIKRGHQFEKVEMFVYCEPEASPAEFDLLVSRAKHIAAALELPHRVVALCSGDLGFNAARTFDLEVWAPGQGEWLEVSSASNCLDFQARRANIRYRPAPDAPLRHPHMLNASGLALPRTVIAVMENYQQADGSIVVPTPLRRYMDADVIPAVAPLPPQRD; this is encoded by the coding sequence ATGCTGAGCCTGCAATTCATCCGCGAGAACGCCGAGCGTGTCCGCAGGGACATGCTCCTGAGGAACGCGGACGTCAACATCGACCGCATTCTCCAGCTCGACGAGCAGCGGCGCGCGCTCCTCCAGCAGGTCGAAGGGCTCCGGGCGAAACGGAACGCCGCCAGCAAAGCCATCGGGGCCTCGAAGGACCCTGCGGAGCGCGAGGTCCGCATCGCCGAGATGCGTCTCGTCGGCGAAGAAATCGAGCGGCTCGAAGGCAAACTGCGAACCGTCGAGGAAGAACTCCAGCGGCGGCTGTACGAGGTCCCGAACATCGTCGACGAAGCCGTGCCCCGCGGCCCGGATGAGACGTCGAACGTCGTCGTTGAAACAATCGGTGAGCCCCGGGAGTTCGACTTCGTTCCCCGGCCGCACTGGGAGCTCGGCGTCATCGTCGACGGGCTGGATATTGAGCGCGGCGCGAGGATGTCGGGCTCCCGGTTCTACGTCCTCAAGGGGCCGCTCGCCCGGCTGCAGCGCGCGCTCATCCAGTTCATGCTCGACGAGCACGTTGCCGCCGGGTTCACGGAAGCGTACGTGCCGTACATGCTCTCCGAGGCGTCGCTGCTCGCCTCCGGCCAGCTGCCGAAATTCCGGGACAACCTGTATCGCGACGCCGAGGAGGACTTCTACTTCATCCCGACGGCCGAAGTCGCCCTCGTGAACTACCACCGCGACGAGATCATCCCGCCCGGCCAGCTGCCGCAGCGGTTCGTCGCCCATACGCCCTGCTTCCGGCGGGAAAAAATGAGTGCCGGCCGCGATGTCCGCGGCATCAAGCGCGGCCACCAGTTCGAGAAGGTCGAGATGTTCGTCTACTGCGAGCCGGAGGCCAGCCCGGCCGAATTCGACCTGCTGGTCAGCCGGGCAAAGCACATCGCCGCAGCGCTCGAACTGCCGCACCGGGTGGTCGCGCTGTGCAGCGGCGACCTCGGATTCAACGCCGCGCGGACCTTCGACCTTGAAGTTTGGGCTCCCGGCCAGGGCGAGTGGCTCGAAGTCAGCTCGGCCTCCAACTGCCTGGATTTCCAGGCGCGGCGCGCCAACATCCGCTACCGCCCGGCCCCGGACGCGCCGCTCCGCCACCCGCACATGCTCAACGCATCGGGTCTCGCGCTCCCGCGGACCGTCATCGCGGTCATGGAAAACTACCAGCAGGCCGACGGGAGCATCGTCGTTCCCACACCGCTCCGGCGGTACATGGATGCCGACGTCATCCCGGCCGTCGCGCCCCTGCCGCCGCAGCGGGATTGA
- a CDS encoding PP2C family protein-serine/threonine phosphatase, which translates to MTDVQHGRAGAIEWAAATDIGRRRDENQDAWLAEETPAGLLLAVADGMGGHPNGAWASRYALARFAEGVRAATPEQVDLGQVARATNADLRREAARIGTPRAGTTLVGALVRGDRVRWINIGDSRLYVASTNGLKQVSRDHNLAAEPGGSPRLANILTRCLGSDEADPDVGAVELGAGLLLATDGLYLLVPHETLSEALAAPDLADAASALVDLANDAGGPDNITVLLARPVATG; encoded by the coding sequence ATGACGGACGTTCAGCATGGCCGCGCCGGCGCCATCGAGTGGGCTGCCGCGACGGATATCGGGCGCCGGCGGGACGAAAACCAGGACGCCTGGCTGGCTGAGGAGACGCCAGCCGGGCTCCTCCTCGCCGTAGCCGACGGCATGGGCGGTCACCCGAATGGGGCCTGGGCAAGCCGCTATGCCCTCGCCCGTTTCGCGGAAGGCGTGCGGGCCGCAACTCCGGAACAGGTCGATCTTGGGCAGGTCGCGAGGGCGACCAATGCCGACCTCCGCCGCGAGGCGGCCCGGATCGGCACGCCCAGGGCCGGCACCACACTGGTCGGCGCGCTGGTCCGGGGTGACCGCGTCCGCTGGATCAACATCGGCGACAGCCGCCTGTACGTAGCCTCGACGAACGGGCTGAAGCAGGTGAGCCGCGACCATAATCTCGCGGCGGAGCCGGGCGGAAGCCCGCGGCTCGCAAACATCCTGACCCGCTGCCTCGGGTCGGATGAGGCTGACCCCGATGTCGGCGCGGTTGAACTCGGCGCCGGGCTCCTCCTGGCCACCGACGGGCTCTACCTGCTCGTCCCGCACGAGACGCTGAGCGAGGCGCTTGCTGCCCCCGACCTGGCCGATGCCGCTTCCGCGCTGGTCGACCTGGCCAATGATGCCGGCGGCCCTGACAACATCACCGTCCTGCTCGCCCGGCCGGTGGCTACCGGCTAG
- the sucC gene encoding ADP-forming succinate--CoA ligase subunit beta, with amino-acid sequence MKLHEYQARDLLARNGVPVTAGRVAATPAEARKIAEELGGKVVVKAQIHAGGRGKGRLVEQAETAEMYQKLVSDPENYSGKVRGDRVGGVRLADTPEEAEQAAAAILGKHLVSIQTGPEGKLVKHVLVAEQTDIAKEYYLAAIIDGMQGCPLIMASAEGGQEIEVVAHRNPEAIVRMPVPAAAGYSPYIGRTLAARLGFTGDQADQFGRVVEGLYRTLMATDASLVEINPLALTTDGRVVAVDAKLNIDDNALFRQKELAAMRDLDEEDPLEVKAQQLGVANFIKLDGNIGCIVNGAGLAMATMDTIKLAGGEPANFLDIGTVNDPQRVVNAMKVILEDPAVKAILVNIFGGMARVDIIAQGVIEAHRQMKIDVPVVMRLVGTNLAEGEQLIKESGLPLIRANGLFEAAKKAVEAANAA; translated from the coding sequence ATGAAGCTTCATGAGTACCAGGCGCGCGACCTGCTCGCGAGGAACGGCGTGCCGGTGACGGCAGGCCGCGTGGCTGCCACGCCGGCCGAGGCGCGGAAGATCGCCGAAGAACTCGGCGGCAAGGTCGTCGTCAAGGCCCAAATCCACGCGGGCGGCCGCGGCAAGGGCCGCCTCGTCGAGCAGGCGGAGACCGCAGAGATGTATCAGAAACTGGTCTCCGACCCGGAGAACTATTCGGGCAAGGTCCGCGGCGATCGGGTCGGCGGTGTGCGGCTCGCCGACACCCCCGAGGAGGCCGAGCAGGCTGCCGCCGCCATCCTCGGGAAACACCTCGTCTCCATCCAGACCGGTCCGGAAGGCAAGCTCGTCAAGCACGTGCTCGTGGCCGAGCAGACCGACATCGCGAAGGAGTACTACCTCGCCGCCATCATCGATGGCATGCAGGGCTGCCCGCTGATCATGGCGTCGGCCGAGGGCGGTCAGGAGATCGAGGTCGTGGCCCACCGGAACCCCGAGGCGATCGTCCGGATGCCCGTTCCCGCTGCTGCCGGCTACTCGCCGTACATCGGCCGCACGCTTGCCGCACGCCTCGGCTTCACCGGCGACCAGGCCGACCAGTTCGGCCGCGTGGTTGAGGGTCTCTACCGCACGCTGATGGCCACCGACGCCAGCCTCGTCGAGATCAACCCGCTCGCGCTCACGACCGACGGCCGGGTGGTGGCCGTCGATGCCAAGCTCAACATCGACGACAACGCGCTCTTCCGTCAGAAAGAGCTCGCTGCCATGCGCGACCTCGACGAAGAGGACCCGCTCGAGGTCAAGGCCCAGCAGCTCGGCGTCGCCAACTTCATCAAGCTCGACGGCAACATTGGGTGCATCGTGAACGGCGCCGGCCTCGCCATGGCGACCATGGACACCATCAAGCTCGCGGGCGGCGAGCCGGCGAACTTTCTCGATATCGGCACGGTGAACGACCCGCAGCGCGTGGTGAACGCGATGAAGGTCATCCTCGAGGACCCCGCCGTGAAGGCGATCCTCGTCAACATCTTCGGGGGCATGGCCCGGGTCGACATCATCGCTCAGGGCGTCATCGAGGCGCACCGGCAGATGAAGATCGATGTCCCGGTGGTGATGCGGCTCGTCGGCACGAACTTGGCCGAAGGCGAACAGCTCATCAAGGAGTCGGGGCTGCCGCTCATCCGCGCGAACGGCCTGTTCGAAGCGGCAAAGAAGGCCGTGGAGGCCGCGAACGCGGCCTGA
- a CDS encoding ATP-dependent Clp protease proteolytic subunit, translated as MPFVIESDGRRERAYDIYSLLLKERIVFLGTPIDAMVANLVVAQLLYLAREDDEKDIMMYINCPGGSVTAGLAIYDTMNLIRPQVSTLCMGLAASMGTVILCSGAKGKRYALPHSTIHLHQVLGGAQGQARDIEIQARETLRLQRVLRTIIQERTGQPMEKIEHDTDRDFWLDPPAAKEYGLIDEILDRPPKGEGSPNGKVAAG; from the coding sequence ATGCCGTTCGTGATCGAGAGCGACGGCCGGCGGGAACGCGCCTACGACATCTACTCGCTCCTGCTGAAGGAGCGGATCGTCTTCCTTGGCACCCCCATCGATGCGATGGTCGCGAACCTCGTCGTCGCCCAGCTTCTCTATCTTGCCCGCGAGGACGACGAGAAGGACATCATGATGTACATCAACTGCCCGGGCGGGAGCGTGACGGCCGGGCTGGCCATCTACGACACCATGAACCTCATCCGCCCGCAGGTGTCCACGCTGTGCATGGGCCTGGCGGCCAGCATGGGCACCGTCATCCTCTGCTCGGGCGCCAAAGGCAAGCGGTACGCGCTTCCGCACAGCACGATCCACCTGCACCAGGTGCTCGGCGGCGCCCAGGGCCAGGCCCGCGACATCGAGATCCAGGCCCGGGAGACGCTCCGGCTCCAGCGCGTGCTCCGGACCATCATCCAGGAGCGGACGGGTCAGCCGATGGAGAAGATCGAGCATGACACCGACCGGGACTTCTGGCTCGACCCGCCGGCTGCGAAGGAGTACGGCCTGATCGACGAAATTCTCGACCGGCCGCCGAAAGGCGAAGGGAGCCCGAACGGCAAAGTCGCCGCAGGCTGA
- the typA gene encoding translational GTPase TypA, whose protein sequence is MPERRSDIRNVAIIAHVDHGKTTLVDALLKQSHVFRDNEQVGELVLDSNPLEREKGITIVAKNAAIEHRGVRINIIDTPGHADFGGEVERVLNMADGCLLVVDAAEGPMPQTRFVLRKALELGLYPIVVINKIDRPNARPAEVLELTSDLILELATQEHQLDFPVIYASARDGYAGTSPDVRGGDMAPLFAAILERVPGPECDPGAPFRMLVTTLLYDSYRGRIAVGRIRDGAVRPRMAIQRFAHDGGRGSFRVGQVFGFRGLDRVELEEALAGDIVAVTGVPDVLIGETLADPSVTEPLPSIALEPPAVKMTFRVNDSPFAGREGQFVTSRQLRERLLREVETNIALRVEDGETPDQFIVSGRGELHLAILVETMRREGYEFAVTRPEVILRDGPNGREEPFERLLIEAPESATGFLIEALSGRKAQMVGMHSGEDGRVRFEFDIPTRGLIGFRDVFITGTGGEGIMNTEYLGYRPWAGEIGRHRSGALVASETGTALAYGIAAAQERGILFISPGDEVYTGMVVGLHARDNDLDVNVCRAKHLTNIRSSTADIAVKLVPPQPPSLEQALTLITADEMVEVTPRSIRIRKAELNPSLRAREARRAKYAAVEAARS, encoded by the coding sequence ATGCCCGAGCGCCGCTCTGATATCCGAAACGTCGCCATCATCGCCCACGTGGACCACGGCAAAACGACGCTGGTCGATGCCCTGCTCAAGCAGTCGCACGTCTTCCGCGACAACGAGCAGGTCGGCGAACTCGTCCTCGACTCCAACCCCCTCGAGCGGGAGAAGGGCATTACCATCGTGGCCAAGAACGCCGCGATCGAACACCGGGGCGTCCGCATCAACATCATCGATACCCCGGGCCACGCCGATTTCGGCGGCGAAGTTGAGCGCGTCCTGAACATGGCCGACGGCTGTCTGCTCGTCGTCGACGCGGCCGAAGGGCCGATGCCCCAGACCCGGTTCGTGCTGCGCAAGGCGCTCGAACTCGGCCTCTACCCCATCGTGGTCATCAACAAAATCGACCGCCCCAACGCCCGGCCGGCCGAGGTGCTCGAGCTGACCTCCGACCTCATCCTCGAGCTCGCGACGCAGGAGCACCAGCTCGACTTCCCGGTTATCTACGCCAGTGCGCGCGACGGGTACGCCGGCACATCGCCCGACGTGCGCGGCGGCGATATGGCGCCGCTGTTTGCCGCCATCCTCGAGCGGGTGCCCGGCCCGGAGTGCGACCCCGGTGCTCCCTTCCGCATGCTGGTGACCACGCTCCTCTACGACAGCTACCGCGGGCGTATCGCGGTCGGACGGATCCGCGATGGGGCCGTGCGGCCGAGGATGGCCATCCAGCGGTTCGCCCATGACGGGGGGCGCGGCAGCTTCCGCGTCGGGCAGGTCTTCGGCTTCCGCGGTCTTGACCGGGTGGAGCTCGAGGAGGCCCTCGCCGGCGACATCGTCGCCGTGACCGGCGTGCCGGACGTACTCATCGGCGAGACGCTCGCCGATCCGTCCGTGACCGAACCTCTGCCTTCCATCGCCCTCGAACCGCCTGCGGTGAAAATGACCTTCCGGGTGAACGACTCTCCCTTTGCCGGGCGCGAAGGGCAATTCGTTACCAGCCGGCAGCTCCGCGAGCGGCTGCTCCGCGAGGTCGAAACGAACATCGCGCTCCGGGTCGAAGACGGTGAGACGCCGGACCAGTTCATCGTCAGCGGCCGCGGCGAACTGCACCTCGCGATTCTCGTGGAGACCATGCGGCGCGAGGGGTACGAATTCGCGGTCACCCGCCCCGAGGTCATCCTCCGGGATGGCCCGAACGGGCGCGAGGAGCCGTTCGAGCGCCTGTTGATCGAGGCTCCCGAATCAGCCACCGGCTTCCTCATCGAGGCGCTCTCGGGCCGCAAGGCCCAGATGGTCGGCATGCACTCGGGCGAAGATGGGCGCGTGCGGTTTGAGTTCGACATCCCGACCCGCGGCCTCATCGGCTTCCGCGACGTGTTCATCACGGGAACCGGGGGCGAGGGCATCATGAACACCGAATACCTCGGCTACCGGCCGTGGGCCGGCGAAATCGGCCGGCACCGCTCAGGGGCGCTGGTCGCCAGCGAGACCGGCACCGCGCTGGCATACGGCATCGCGGCTGCGCAAGAGCGGGGAATCCTCTTCATCAGCCCCGGCGACGAGGTGTACACCGGCATGGTGGTCGGGCTCCACGCACGGGACAACGACCTCGACGTGAACGTCTGCCGGGCCAAGCACCTCACCAATATCCGCAGCTCGACCGCGGATATCGCGGTCAAGCTCGTCCCGCCCCAGCCGCCAAGCCTCGAGCAGGCCCTGACCCTCATCACTGCTGACGAGATGGTCGAGGTGACGCCCCGGTCGATCCGTATCCGGAAGGCCGAACTGAACCCGTCGCTTCGCGCCCGCGAGGCCCGCCGGGCGAAGTACGCCGCGGTGGAGGCCGCCCGCAGCTGA
- a CDS encoding alanine racemase, whose product MRLDDINTPALLLDLDAVEDNITSMQRLLEGSHVRLRPHFKTPKCPEVARMQLAAGAIGITVAKLGEAEVLADAGLGPILVANQVVGPPKLNRLMALLARGIDITIAVESEFNVRELAQAAREAGVRAKAVIEVDAGMRRCGTAVPAETVRLARLLVEEGVDYRGVMGYEGHMYGQPDPGAREALIREALATVRAHVEALEEAGLPPAIVSTSGTASVPIAATMPFVTELQAGTYIFNDLHNEAFIPGHFRFALTLLTTVIAVKERYAVADCGMKSLTNEFGPPVSVDGRLRAARLSEEHAILVGDGVASLHPGDRIELIPSHGDTTLNLHDVYFVRRGGEIVDTWRILAARRFR is encoded by the coding sequence ATGCGCCTCGATGACATCAACACCCCCGCGCTCCTGCTCGACCTCGACGCTGTCGAAGACAACATCACCAGCATGCAACGTCTGCTGGAGGGCAGCCACGTCCGCCTGCGGCCGCACTTCAAGACGCCCAAGTGTCCAGAGGTCGCGCGCATGCAGCTTGCGGCCGGCGCAATCGGCATCACGGTTGCGAAGCTCGGTGAAGCGGAAGTGCTGGCCGATGCCGGTCTCGGGCCCATCCTCGTCGCCAACCAGGTGGTCGGCCCGCCGAAGCTGAATCGGCTCATGGCGCTGCTCGCCCGTGGAATCGACATAACAATTGCGGTCGAATCGGAGTTCAACGTGCGCGAGCTCGCACAGGCCGCCCGCGAGGCCGGCGTCCGGGCCAAGGCTGTCATCGAAGTTGACGCCGGGATGCGCCGGTGCGGCACCGCCGTCCCTGCCGAGACGGTCCGGCTTGCCCGTCTCCTGGTCGAGGAAGGCGTCGACTACCGGGGGGTCATGGGCTACGAGGGGCACATGTACGGTCAGCCCGATCCCGGCGCCAGGGAGGCGCTCATCCGCGAGGCGCTCGCAACGGTCCGCGCTCACGTTGAGGCCCTGGAGGAGGCCGGCCTGCCCCCGGCGATCGTTTCGACCTCGGGTACCGCCAGCGTGCCCATCGCCGCCACGATGCCGTTCGTCACCGAACTCCAGGCCGGGACCTACATTTTCAACGACCTCCACAACGAAGCGTTCATCCCCGGTCACTTCCGCTTTGCGCTGACGCTCCTGACGACAGTTATCGCGGTGAAGGAGCGGTACGCCGTGGCTGACTGCGGCATGAAGTCGCTGACAAACGAGTTCGGGCCGCCCGTTTCCGTCGATGGACGCCTCCGTGCCGCCCGGCTGAGCGAGGAGCACGCAATTCTGGTGGGCGACGGCGTCGCCAGTCTGCACCCCGGCGACCGCATCGAGCTGATCCCCAGCCATGGCGACACCACGCTGAACCTCCACGATGTCTACTTCGTCCGCAGGGGCGGTGAAATCGTGGACACCTGGCGGATCCTCGCGGCGCGGCGGTTCCGGTGA